CCCTGCGTGGACGCCTCCTGCACGGTGCCCGGCTGCTGCGGGGCGGAAGCATGAGCGCGGCATTGACCGCCGAACGGCGCACCACGCTGCACCGCCGGGTCCGGCTGATCGTCGGATTCACCATCACGTACAACGTCCTCGAGGCGATCGTCGCGATGTCGGCAGGCATCCTCGCCTCGTCGGCCGCGCTCATCGGCTTCGGGCTCGACTCCGTCATCGAGGTGCTTTCGGCCGCCGCGGTCGCCTGGCAGTTCACCCGGAAAGACCCGGAGCGCTGGGAGAGGATCACCGTGCGCCTGATCGCGCTGGCGTTCTTCGCCCTCGCGGCCTACGTCAGCATCGACGCGGTAATGGCGCTGGTCGGGCACGAGGGCCCGGACCGCAGCCCGCTCGGCCTGGGGATCACGGCGCTGAGCCTGATCATCATGCCGCTGTTGGCGTTTATCGAGGTCCGCACCGGGCGCGAGCTCGACTCGCAGAGCGTGATCGCGGACTCCAAGCAGCTCATCCTTTGCGTCTACCTCTCCGGCGCGGTGTTTGTGGGGCTGGTGCTCCACAGCCTGTTCGGCTGGTGGTGGGCCGACTCGGTCGCGGCGCTGGTCGTCGCGGTGCTGGCCGTGCGCGAGGGGCTGGAGGCCTGGGGCGGGGAGGTCGAGTCCCCGTTCGAGGTGCTGGAGGACTTCGACCGGGACTGACCGCGGGCTATCCTTCGAATTCCTTCGGTCGGACACTTGGTGGGCACAAAGTGTCCGACCGAAGGAGTTCGAAGGATGCGTGGCGGTGGCATTTTGATGACACGTCACCTACAGTGGCGGGCATGAAAGCCTTCGGATTTTTAAGCTTCGGCCACTACGCCCTCGGCAACCAGCCCGGACCCGACGCTCGGCAGGTGCTCAAGGACGGCCTGGCCATCGCGCAGGCCGCTGACGAGATCGGCGTGAACAACGCCTCCTTCCGCGTCCACCACTTCGCCCCGCAGGGCGCGGCGCCCATGCCGCTGCTCGGTGCCATCGCCGGGTCGACCAAAAAAATCGAGGTGGGCACCGGGGTCATCGACCTGCGTTACGAAAATCCCCTCTACCTCGCCGAGGAGCTCGCCGCCCTGGACCTGCTTTCCGACGGCCGGCTCGCCATTGGCGTGTCCCGGGGATCGCCGGAACCCGCCGAGCGCGGCTGGGAGTCCTTCGGCTACCGCGCCGATGCCCCCAACGGCTCCGACATGGCCCGCGCGAAGTTCGAGCAGCTTCTCGACGCCGTCGACGGCCACGGCGTGGCCAAGGCCGCCTCCGCCGAGCAGCAGTACCCGCGCATGTACCACGAGGGCACTCCCCTGCCCGTCTTCCCGCACTCTCCCGAGCTGCGTAAGAACATCTTCTACGGTGCCGGCTCCAATGCCTCGGCCATCCAGTCCGCCCAGGACGGCGTCAACCTCATGAGCTCCACGCTCGTCTCCGAGGCAGACGGCCGCACCCTCGGTGAGATCCAGGCCGAACAGATCCAGCTCTACCGCGACACCTGGAAGGAGGCCGGCCACGACTGGACCCCGCGGGTGTCCATCTCCCGGTCGATCTTCCCCATCCTCACCGACCGCGACCGGCAGCTCTTCGCCACCTCCGCGACCAGCTCGGACCAGATCGGCTCGCTGGGCGAGAACCGCAACGTCACCTTCGGACGCTCCTACGCCGCCGAGCCCGACGTGCTCATCGAGCAGCTCAAGGACGACCCCG
This sequence is a window from Corynebacterium doosanense CAU 212 = DSM 45436. Protein-coding genes within it:
- a CDS encoding LLM class flavin-dependent oxidoreductase, yielding MKAFGFLSFGHYALGNQPGPDARQVLKDGLAIAQAADEIGVNNASFRVHHFAPQGAAPMPLLGAIAGSTKKIEVGTGVIDLRYENPLYLAEELAALDLLSDGRLAIGVSRGSPEPAERGWESFGYRADAPNGSDMARAKFEQLLDAVDGHGVAKAASAEQQYPRMYHEGTPLPVFPHSPELRKNIFYGAGSNASAIQSAQDGVNLMSSTLVSEADGRTLGEIQAEQIQLYRDTWKEAGHDWTPRVSISRSIFPILTDRDRQLFATSATSSDQIGSLGENRNVTFGRSYAAEPDVLIEQLKDDPAIAAADTLLLTIPNQMGVDLNVSILRNFAERVAPALGWVPNTDGRVAGYEI
- a CDS encoding cation transporter, with amino-acid sequence MSAALTAERRTTLHRRVRLIVGFTITYNVLEAIVAMSAGILASSAALIGFGLDSVIEVLSAAAVAWQFTRKDPERWERITVRLIALAFFALAAYVSIDAVMALVGHEGPDRSPLGLGITALSLIIMPLLAFIEVRTGRELDSQSVIADSKQLILCVYLSGAVFVGLVLHSLFGWWWADSVAALVVAVLAVREGLEAWGGEVESPFEVLEDFDRD